The sequence GGGCCGACGGCGAACGCGACGACGTTTTCGGGGTCGAACGGGCCCGCGTCGGCGGGCACGTGGTCGTGGACCGCTTTCGCCGCGAACCCGTTGCCGCCGAGGAAGCGCCGGGCGTCTTCGGGGGCTATCTCCTCGATCTCGCTCTCCCCCTCGTCGAGGTGGACGTGGAGAATCCGGCCGCCGTAGACGGGTGGCAGGTCTGACATACGCGACGTTCGACGCTCCGGGCACAAATCGTTTGTCGGTCGGAATATCGTCACGAACCAGCCGCCCATTCGATATCGCGACATGCGATTTATTCGATCACACGAGAGCCACGACTAACCGCCGAGAAAAAGCGAAAAAGAACGTTACTTGCCGCGGCGCCGGTCGCCGCCGATGCTGGGCCGGGTGTGCTCCGTGCCCTTGCCACGTTTCTGCTGACCGCGGCCCTTCTGCCCGGCACTGGTCTTGCCACGGAACGCACGGCCACGGTGCGAATCGTCGCAGATCCAGTTCAGGTCGTCGTCGGCCTCGATGGCCGGGTGGTGCGGGTCGACGAGGATCACTTCGTGCCACTTCTGGGAGCCGTCTTCACCGACCCAGTAGGAGTTGAGCACGCGGAGGTTGGGGTATTTCCGCGAGGTGCGCTCCTCGGCGATGCGCTGGATGCTCTTGCGGCGGCCGATGCGGTTGACGCCCTGCCGCTTCGAGCGTCGACCGGCCTTGAACCGCCGCTTGCGGGCGCCGCCCTTCCGGACGGAGGTCCGCGTCACGACGATGCCCTGTTTGGCCTTGTAGCCCAGGTTGCGGGCCTTATCGAGGCGAGTGGGGCGCTCGATGCGTTCGATGGCGCCCTGTTCGCGCCAGTCCTGTTTTCGTTGCCACTGCAGTTCGGCGAGGTCCCCGTCACCGGGGTCCTGCCACGCGTCTCGGATGTGCGAGTAGAAGCTTCGTGCCATGGTTTACCCACGGGCGCTTGCGATTCAGCCGCGCCGGCGAGGCCGGCGGGCCACATGTCGTCCCGACGAGTCGGGTGCCCGCTGGGGCCCGTCTACCAGCGAGTTGTCGACAGTACCCCGTTGTTGGGGTTAAGCACTTCGACTCGCGGCGAACTCGCGGACCGTCTCGAACTCGCCGCTCTCGACGGCGCGGGCGACCTTCGTCGTCTCCACGTCGGGGACGATCTGCGGGTGTTTCCGGGCGAAAAAGCCCACGAGGTTCGAGATGTCGCGCTCGAGCAGCTCGCCGGCGTTCTCGTGCTCGGTCGACACCGACTGC comes from Haloplanus sp. XH21 and encodes:
- a CDS encoding 50S ribosomal protein L15e; this encodes MARSFYSHIRDAWQDPGDGDLAELQWQRKQDWREQGAIERIERPTRLDKARNLGYKAKQGIVVTRTSVRKGGARKRRFKAGRRSKRQGVNRIGRRKSIQRIAEERTSRKYPNLRVLNSYWVGEDGSQKWHEVILVDPHHPAIEADDDLNWICDDSHRGRAFRGKTSAGQKGRGQQKRGKGTEHTRPSIGGDRRRGK